The Diadema setosum chromosome 4, eeDiaSeto1, whole genome shotgun sequence genome window below encodes:
- the LOC140227254 gene encoding uncharacterized protein, which produces MLLISGGLVFLMVKARLKRQKYKEHDLPRDYLTQPSLRNLTSSFGGPAMAGVQEMREACKHAFLTMEDVETIHSMDLFFNQPLPLCRIALPALISLALCPLVLFIYSPVTAFFWPPDEFPEGVPNINDAIACFLAPAGLVYATSFGFSYQSAMQKQRSLISIVSNEVSKLDQIIVMTSHLSYITLKEKSKIYRYVKDEAVTIIRQIQGLCSGSTEEYMGDKCSGQIWRIVPILRNSGTRQTKWHLDRHILDSLMDHVVALNSDSSERYEVMMARIHPLKWLFLETLGFFAFFGVLLLNAYSYRMELAMCIMTVFSITILCYVVADLDSPFNGFFRVNLSSLPDIVGKAGVFYDHAARGRHVDGPADPGVTPEDDNHDHDNDDKKEAMFSAHSLGEVVLNSYEMTERNE; this is translated from the exons GGTTGGTGTTCCTCATGGTGAAAGCTCGTCTGAAGCGGCAAAAATACAAGGAGCACGACTTGCCTCGAGACTACCTCACGCAGCCCAGTCTTCGGAATCTCACGTCGTCTTTCGGCGGTCCTGCGATGGCGGGTGTGCAAGAGATGAGGGAGGCCTGTAAACATGCAT TTTTGACCATGGAGGACGTGGAGACCATCCACAGCATGGACCTGTTCTTCAACCAGCCCCTGCCGCTGTGCCGCATCGCCCTCCCCGCTCTCATCTCTCTCGCCCTCTGCCCCTTGGTACTCTTCATCTACTCGCCCGTCACCGCCTTCTTCTGGCCGCCCGACGAGTTCCCCGAGGGCGTTCCCAACATCAACGATGCCATTG CTTGTTTCCTTGCACCTGCCGGACTGGTTTATGC GACATCGTTTGGATTTTCCTACCAGTCGGCAATGCAGAAACAGCGATCTCTCATCAGCATCGTCTCCAACGAGGTCTCCAAGCTGGACCAGATCATTGTTATGACGTCACACCTCTCCTACATCACCTTAAAGGAGAAGTCAAAG ATCTATCGCTACGTGAAGGACGAGGCTGTCACGATCATTCGTCAGATCCAGGGACTGTGCAGCGGGAGCACAGAGGAATATATGGGCGATAAGTGCAGCGGACAGATCTGGCGG aTTGTACCAATCCTTCGCAATTCTGGAACAAGGCAAACAAAGTGGCATTTGGACAGACACATCTTG GACAGTTTGATGGACCACGTGGTGGCCCTGAACTCAGACTCCTCCGAACGCTATGAGGTGATGATGGCCCGGATCCACCCACTCAAATGGCTCTTCCTCGAGACTCTCGGATTCTTTGCCTTCTTTGGTGTTCTGCTCCTAAAC GCCTATTCGTACCGTATGGAGCTGGCTATGTGTATCATGACCGTATTCAGCATCACCATTCTCTGCTACGTGGTCGCCGACCTTGACTCGCCTTTCAACGGCTTCTTCAGG GTCAATCTTAGTTCCCTGCCTGACATCGTCGGTAAGGCCGGCGTCTTCTACGATCACGCCGCCCGAGGCAGGCACGTCGATGGCCCCGCCGACCCAGGAGTAACGCCAGAGGATGACAATCATGACCATGACAACGATGACAAAAAGGAGGCCATGTTCAGTGCGCACAGCTTGGGAGAAGTAGTGCTCAACAGCTACGAAATGACTGAACGAAATGAGTGA